In Malus sylvestris chromosome 15, drMalSylv7.2, whole genome shotgun sequence, a single genomic region encodes these proteins:
- the LOC126601835 gene encoding uncharacterized protein LOC126601835, with protein MNMNPERNHAKARASPVSGALCGPSTVISEQGSLYLHRHPDAVLNEQGGYRNFFSNDSTQSCLGAYAPINFTRDTQKKYFDPIRRGMVKKLGQKGRVQESKMRLGTWNIGTLTGKSMEVVEVMVRRRINIMCLQETKWVGRKAKDLENSGFKLWYSGTNRTRNGVGIIVDKTLTQDVVDVKRVGDRIMAIKIVIGQELINVISAYAPQVGLDTSSKEKFWEDLGDLVQGIAQTEKLFIRGDLNGHVGRETGNYGGFHGGHGFGERNEDGEAILDFAMAYDLFLANTFFKKREEYVITYKSGSSKTQIDFLLMRKGDRITCKDCKVIPGESVANQHRLLVMDVHIKRVRKKEQDLEVPKD; from the coding sequence atgaatatgaatccagaacgaaatcacgctaaagctagggcgtcacccgtaagtggcgcgctgtgtggcccgagcacagtgataagtgagcaagggtcgttgtatctccatcggcacccggatgcagtgttaaatgagcaagggggctatagaaacttcttttcgaacgactccactcaaagttgtttgggagcatatgctcctatcaactttacacgggacacacaaaagaagtactttgatcctattagacggggaatggtgaagaagctaggacagaagggtagagttcaagagagcaaaatgcgtttaggaacgtggaatataggaaccttgacgggaaaatctatggaagtagtagaagttatggtgaggagaaggataaatattatgtgcctacaagaaactaagtgggttgggcgtaaggcaaaggatctagaaaactcagggtttaaactatggtattcgggcacaaatagaacgagaaacggtgttggcatcatcgtggacaagaccttgacacaagatgttgtagatgttaagagggtaggagatagaatcatggcaatcaagattgtaataggacaagaacttatcaatgtgattagtgcgtacgcacctcaagtagggttggatacgagttcgaaggagaaattttgggaagaccttggagacttggtgcaaggaattgctcagacggagaagttatttataagaggagatttaaatggacacgtgggcagggagacaggcaattatggaggttttcatggtggccatggttttggggagagaaacgaggatggggaagctatcttggattttgcaatggcatatgatctcttcttagccaacaccttctttaagaagagagaagaatatgtgatcacctacaagagtgggtcgtcaaaaacacaaatagattttctcctaatgaggaaaggggatcgtataacttgtaaggattgcaaagttataccaggagagagcgtggctaatcaacatcgcttgttggtgatggatgtacatatcaaaagagtgagaaaaaaagaacaagacttggaagtgcccaaggactag